A window from Streptomyces sp. NBC_00271 encodes these proteins:
- a CDS encoding DoxX family protein: MFVFAAVLSVLLAVVGLAAGLPKALLKGSIPAQLQSPGGFSAPLVRFIGLAELAAAAGLIAGLFWQPIGVAAALGFAVLLVGAVGFHAKSGDYANPETRGNAMAPIILTVIAIAAAATLVLAS, from the coding sequence GTGTTTGTCTTCGCCGCCGTACTGAGCGTTCTGCTCGCCGTTGTCGGGCTGGCCGCCGGACTACCGAAAGCCCTGCTCAAGGGCAGCATTCCAGCCCAGTTGCAGTCTCCCGGAGGCTTCAGCGCCCCGCTGGTCCGGTTCATCGGGCTGGCCGAGCTGGCCGCAGCCGCAGGGCTCATCGCCGGTCTCTTCTGGCAGCCCATCGGCGTTGCCGCCGCCCTGGGATTCGCAGTCCTGCTCGTCGGAGCCGTCGGCTTCCACGCCAAGTCCGGCGACTACGCCAACCCCGAGACCCGCGGCAACGCGATGGCACCCATCATCCTCACCGTCATCGCGATCGCTGCCGCCGCCACGCTCGTCCTCGCCTCCTGA